The following proteins are co-located in the Dehalococcoides mccartyi 195 genome:
- the infC gene encoding translation initiation factor IF-3, translating into MFKELRINNQITARECRLVGDKGEQLGILPILQAREQARKINLDLVEVAPTAVPPVCRLMDYGKYRFEQTKKDREAKKTQKVSLLKEIRVRPKIGEHDFDAKARSARKQLECGDKVKLTVMFRGREITHAELGLKLLKKMADSLTDIATIEGQPSLLGSRMHLTLLPKAPAKATKVKEGQETANA; encoded by the coding sequence ATATTTAAGGAACTGCGCATCAATAATCAGATAACTGCCCGGGAGTGTCGCTTGGTAGGCGATAAAGGCGAGCAGTTAGGAATTCTGCCGATTTTGCAGGCCCGGGAACAGGCCAGAAAAATCAATCTTGATTTGGTTGAAGTTGCTCCTACAGCGGTGCCCCCCGTGTGCCGTTTGATGGATTACGGTAAATACCGCTTTGAACAAACCAAGAAGGATCGTGAAGCTAAAAAAACACAGAAAGTGTCTCTATTAAAAGAGATACGTGTGCGTCCCAAGATTGGCGAACATGATTTTGATGCCAAAGCCCGCTCTGCCCGCAAACAGCTGGAATGCGGAGACAAAGTAAAGCTGACTGTTATGTTCCGGGGACGGGAAATAACCCATGCTGAGCTGGGGCTGAAATTACTTAAGAAAATGGCTGACTCCCTGACTGATATTGCTACTATAGAAGGGCAACCTTCATTACTGGGATCCAGAATGCATTTAACACTTTTGCCTAAAGCACCTGCTAAGGCGACCAAGGTAAAGGAAGGACAGGAAACCGCTAATGCCTAA
- a CDS encoding DUF4870 domain-containing protein, translating into MTKTSTGLQENVAGLLCYVLAWISAIIFLILEKDNKFVRFHAYQSLVVFGSLQIIGLVFTIIPVLGVFITWVISVLSFILWVVLIVKAAQGFKYKLPIAGDIAERWANK; encoded by the coding sequence ATGACCAAAACCTCTACCGGTTTGCAGGAAAATGTTGCCGGATTACTTTGTTACGTACTCGCCTGGATTTCCGCTATTATATTCCTGATTCTTGAAAAGGATAATAAATTTGTCCGCTTCCATGCCTATCAGTCACTGGTGGTTTTCGGTTCACTTCAGATTATCGGGCTGGTTTTTACCATAATACCTGTGCTGGGGGTATTTATCACCTGGGTAATAAGCGTTCTTTCATTCATATTGTGGGTAGTCCTGATAGTCAAAGCGGCACAGGGGTTCAAATATAAACTGCCTATTGCAGGGGATATAGCCGAGCGCTGGGCAAATAAATAA
- a CDS encoding DUF2177 family protein has protein sequence MSGLLVYLILLVLIFVLDMIWIGLIAKKFYVTELSSIARWSGGSMSPDWPSAILVYLIFSLGIVTMALPLADDNIFAALAYGGLFGFITYGVHDLTNYSTLNSFSLKMALVDMGWGVFLGAAAGLTGGILYSL, from the coding sequence ATGAGCGGTCTGCTGGTCTACCTGATATTACTGGTGCTTATCTTTGTCCTGGACATGATTTGGATTGGGTTAATTGCCAAAAAATTTTACGTGACCGAACTTTCTTCCATTGCCCGCTGGAGCGGAGGGAGTATGTCACCGGACTGGCCTTCAGCCATACTGGTTTATCTGATTTTCAGTTTGGGCATAGTAACTATGGCTTTGCCCTTGGCAGATGACAATATTTTTGCCGCTCTGGCTTATGGCGGGCTTTTCGGTTTTATTACTTACGGCGTTCATGACCTGACTAATTATTCCACTTTAAATAGTTTCAGCCTGAAGATGGCTTTGGTAGATATGGGCTGGGGGGTTTTTCTGGGTGCTGCCGCCGGACTGACAGGCGGCATTTTGTACAGCCTGTAA
- a CDS encoding sodium-translocating pyrophosphatase codes for MDLSWLVWTAGLIAVLFALYLIRDVMRRDSGTPAMQDIAGRILEGAVAFLRRQYRTIAILAIVAAVAVGAVVGLLGGERGLEAYGITGFGIAWRTALAFMAGALCSGISGIIGMYISVKSNLRCAAAAAKGGLSEAVTVAIRGGAVSGFLIVALSLLGVAGIYYMYGGNPEVTPHLIIGFGFGASFVALFAQLGGGIYTKAADMGADLVGKVEAGIPEDDPRNAAVIADLVGDNVGDCAGRGADLFESTAAENIGAMILGITLYLATGNAAWVLFPLVVRAFGIIASIVGIMFVRGKDNESPMNALNRGYFTAVGLSIIGLFVANQTIGGDLWLFGAGVIGILTSVAMVFITQYYTEFRYNPVKEIANASRTGPATNIVSGTAVGLETAMPTAITIGAALLLSYWMGGQTGIAGGAVFGTAAATMGMLMTCPFILAMDTFGPITDNANGVIEMAGVGGKVRKITDHLDAVGNTTKALTKGYALASAGLAAFLLFEAYLERVAFLRGETEMMAVDLSRIEVFVGGLLAVALVFFFSAVAIKAVGKTASKIIEEVRRQFKADPGILAGTSRPDYARAVDITAAAGLREMIFPGLLPVLSPIVLGIFLKVTGYDSAMAIAGFLMVGTISGIMMAAYLNNSGGAWDNAKKYIETGEMLESDGSPVMKHTVTHAATVVGDTVGDPFKDTAGPSIHVLIKLLSTITLVLAPLFI; via the coding sequence GTGGATCTATCCTGGTTGGTGTGGACAGCAGGGCTTATTGCCGTGCTATTTGCCCTCTACCTGATTCGCGATGTTATGCGTCGTGATTCCGGTACCCCGGCTATGCAGGATATTGCCGGCCGTATTCTTGAAGGCGCTGTAGCTTTCTTGAGGCGGCAGTATCGCACCATCGCTATTCTGGCCATCGTGGCTGCAGTAGCTGTGGGTGCAGTGGTTGGTTTGCTAGGTGGCGAACGCGGACTGGAAGCCTATGGCATAACCGGTTTCGGTATCGCCTGGCGGACTGCTCTCGCCTTCATGGCAGGTGCTCTATGTTCCGGTATCTCTGGCATCATAGGTATGTACATCTCGGTTAAATCAAACCTCAGATGTGCCGCTGCTGCCGCAAAAGGCGGCCTCTCTGAAGCTGTTACCGTAGCTATTAGAGGCGGGGCTGTTTCCGGTTTCCTTATTGTTGCCCTAAGCCTGCTAGGCGTTGCCGGCATCTATTACATGTACGGCGGCAACCCCGAAGTAACTCCCCATCTTATTATCGGTTTCGGTTTCGGCGCCAGCTTTGTAGCCTTGTTTGCCCAGTTGGGCGGCGGTATTTACACCAAAGCCGCTGACATGGGTGCTGACCTGGTGGGTAAAGTTGAAGCCGGCATCCCCGAAGATGACCCCCGCAATGCCGCTGTTATCGCTGACCTGGTGGGCGATAACGTAGGTGACTGCGCCGGCCGCGGTGCTGATTTATTTGAATCTACTGCTGCCGAAAACATAGGTGCCATGATTCTGGGTATTACCCTTTATCTGGCTACCGGAAATGCTGCCTGGGTACTCTTCCCGCTGGTTGTCCGTGCCTTCGGCATCATAGCCTCAATCGTAGGTATTATGTTTGTACGCGGTAAGGATAATGAAAGCCCCATGAATGCCCTTAACCGCGGCTATTTTACAGCTGTGGGTTTATCCATAATAGGCCTCTTCGTAGCTAACCAAACTATCGGCGGCGACCTGTGGCTGTTTGGCGCAGGCGTTATCGGTATTCTTACCAGTGTAGCCATGGTATTCATAACCCAGTACTACACTGAATTCCGCTATAACCCTGTTAAAGAAATTGCCAATGCCTCACGCACCGGTCCGGCTACCAATATCGTTTCCGGTACGGCTGTCGGCCTTGAGACCGCCATGCCCACCGCCATTACTATTGGTGCCGCTCTGCTGCTTTCTTACTGGATGGGCGGTCAAACAGGTATCGCCGGCGGGGCTGTGTTCGGTACGGCCGCTGCTACCATGGGTATGCTTATGACCTGTCCCTTTATCCTTGCCATGGATACATTCGGCCCCATTACCGATAACGCCAATGGTGTTATTGAAATGGCCGGAGTAGGCGGCAAGGTAAGGAAAATTACCGATCATCTGGATGCCGTAGGCAATACTACCAAGGCTTTGACCAAGGGCTATGCTCTGGCCTCTGCCGGTCTGGCTGCTTTCCTGCTCTTTGAGGCTTACCTGGAGCGGGTTGCCTTCCTTCGCGGCGAAACCGAAATGATGGCGGTAGACCTTTCACGTATAGAAGTATTTGTAGGCGGCTTGCTGGCGGTTGCCTTGGTATTCTTCTTCTCTGCTGTAGCTATCAAAGCCGTAGGCAAAACTGCCTCCAAGATTATTGAAGAAGTACGCCGCCAGTTCAAGGCTGACCCCGGTATTCTGGCCGGGACTTCACGCCCGGATTACGCCCGCGCAGTAGATATAACCGCTGCTGCCGGCCTGCGTGAAATGATTTTCCCCGGACTGCTTCCGGTTCTTTCGCCCATTGTGCTGGGTATTTTCCTTAAGGTGACCGGATATGATTCCGCTATGGCCATTGCCGGATTCCTGATGGTAGGCACCATAAGCGGTATTATGATGGCCGCTTATCTGAATAACTCCGGCGGTGCCTGGGATAATGCCAAGAAATACATTGAAACCGGCGAAATGCTTGAATCAGACGGCAGCCCCGTTATGAAACATACTGTTACTCATGCCGCAACCGTGGTAGGTGATACGGTAGGTGACCCCTTCAAGGATACTGCCGGCCCTTCAATCCACGTACTGATAAAGTTACTCTCCACCATTACTCTGGTACTGGCCCCCCTCTTTATCTAG
- a CDS encoding dienelactone hydrolase family protein, which produces MQIYEKTINVVIGTTKLPGELAVPPEPIGLVIFVHGSGSNRQSPRNRQVAHQLNSYGLATFLFDLLTPQEDMVDILIANTRYNFRFLADRVIKVTEMLKDREETKDLPLGYFGASTGAAAALYASSLLPGQIKAVVSRGGRPDLAKELLPMVESPTLFIVGEKDSQVLKLNTQAQKIMRAPNHLCILPGASHLFEEPGALEKVAELAGGWFIEYMEKTA; this is translated from the coding sequence ATGCAGATATACGAAAAAACCATAAATGTTGTCATAGGCACTACCAAACTGCCCGGTGAGCTGGCTGTACCGCCGGAACCCATAGGGCTGGTGATATTTGTGCACGGCTCCGGTTCAAACCGCCAGAGTCCCCGCAACCGTCAGGTTGCCCACCAGCTGAACAGCTACGGTTTAGCTACATTTTTATTTGATTTGCTGACACCCCAAGAAGATATGGTGGATATCCTGATAGCCAATACCCGCTACAATTTCCGCTTTCTGGCAGACAGGGTTATAAAAGTAACCGAAATGCTGAAGGACAGGGAAGAAACCAAAGACCTGCCGCTGGGATATTTCGGGGCAAGTACCGGAGCCGCCGCCGCGCTCTACGCATCTTCGCTGCTGCCCGGACAGATAAAAGCGGTAGTCTCCAGAGGAGGCCGGCCTGACCTTGCCAAAGAACTGCTGCCCATGGTGGAATCCCCCACTTTATTTATAGTAGGGGAGAAGGACTCTCAGGTGTTAAAACTGAATACTCAAGCCCAAAAGATAATGCGCGCTCCTAATCATCTGTGTATATTACCGGGAGCCAGCCATCTTTTTGAAGAACCAGGGGCACTTGAAAAAGTAGCCGAACTGGCCGGCGGCTGGTTTATAGAATACATGGAAAAGACGGCCTGA
- a CDS encoding site-2 protease family protein, with amino-acid sequence MKSSFKLGRILGIEIGIHVSWLIIFALLSWSLAVAYYPAIDENISPLTAWVLGITSCLLLFGSVLAHELGHSIVAIRHGIPVKSITLFIFGGVSNLTKEPDNPGAEFRMAISGPAVSIILALVFWAFEAVFSALDATLASGVFLYLAQINAMLAIFNLIPGFPLDGGRVLRAIIWNASNSIKKATRIAARVGLGFAYLLIFGGIAIAFLGIGISGLWLALIGWFMATAAQGSYQQTVISEILSAVNVSRVMRREFKTIDPDKTLYQTLHEYILPLNQRALPVFENGQLTGLISLSDIKKIPTDKLGQTYVRQVMTPLEKLQTVAPEENLSSVVNMLQSKDINQLPVLSDGKLVGIISRTSLIEYLQMRQEMETNQPDVKQ; translated from the coding sequence GTGAAATCCTCTTTCAAGCTTGGGCGGATTCTGGGCATAGAGATAGGCATTCATGTTTCGTGGCTTATCATCTTTGCCCTGCTCAGCTGGTCTCTGGCAGTAGCTTATTACCCCGCAATAGATGAAAATATAAGCCCCCTTACCGCCTGGGTACTGGGTATTACAAGCTGTCTGCTGCTTTTCGGCTCGGTTTTAGCCCATGAGCTGGGACACTCTATTGTAGCTATACGCCACGGGATACCGGTTAAAAGCATAACATTGTTTATCTTCGGCGGGGTTTCAAACCTGACCAAAGAACCGGATAACCCCGGAGCCGAATTCCGCATGGCTATCTCCGGTCCGGCAGTCAGCATTATACTGGCACTGGTATTCTGGGCTTTCGAGGCTGTTTTTTCCGCTTTAGATGCCACTTTAGCCAGCGGAGTATTCCTGTACCTGGCTCAGATAAATGCCATGCTGGCCATTTTCAACCTTATTCCCGGTTTCCCCCTGGACGGGGGGCGGGTACTCAGAGCTATTATCTGGAATGCCTCAAACAGCATCAAAAAAGCAACCCGAATTGCCGCCAGAGTGGGGCTGGGTTTTGCTTACCTGCTAATATTCGGGGGCATTGCCATTGCTTTCCTGGGTATAGGAATAAGCGGCCTCTGGCTGGCGCTGATAGGCTGGTTCATGGCTACAGCCGCCCAGGGGTCATACCAGCAAACAGTTATTTCGGAAATACTCAGCGCAGTAAACGTAAGCAGAGTGATGCGGCGTGAATTTAAAACTATTGACCCGGATAAAACACTCTATCAGACACTTCACGAATATATATTGCCGCTTAACCAAAGGGCACTCCCGGTATTTGAAAACGGGCAACTTACTGGCCTGATAAGCCTGAGTGATATTAAAAAAATACCCACAGATAAACTTGGCCAGACATACGTACGGCAGGTAATGACCCCCCTTGAAAAGCTGCAAACTGTTGCTCCGGAAGAAAATCTGAGCAGTGTTGTAAATATGCTGCAGTCCAAAGATATTAACCAACTGCCGGTTTTGTCAGATGGCAAACTGGTAGGCATTATTTCCCGTACCAGCCTGATAGAATACCTGCAGATGCGACAGGAAATGGAAACCAATCAGCCGGATGTAAAACAATAA
- a CDS encoding YggS family pyridoxal phosphate-dependent enzyme, with product MYEDITRNIRDILAELPPDVTLEAAVKKRQPAEILAAIEAGVKIIGHNYLSEAEQTYPLIGEKVEWHFIGKLQSNKCKKIVRLFSVVETVDSFEIASELNRRAAEIDKVLSVFIEINSGREEQKSGVLPEDTVELAKRLSGLSNLRLSGLMTMGPALEDPDELRSVFRLTKNKFDEIAAMGLPNTELKFLSMGMSGSYKVAVQEGTNLVRLGTRIFGPRP from the coding sequence ATGTACGAAGATATTACTCGGAACATAAGGGACATACTGGCTGAGCTGCCGCCTGATGTGACACTTGAAGCGGCTGTCAAAAAACGCCAGCCGGCTGAAATACTGGCGGCTATAGAGGCCGGGGTAAAGATAATTGGGCATAACTATCTATCCGAAGCGGAGCAAACTTACCCGCTTATAGGGGAAAAGGTTGAGTGGCATTTTATCGGCAAGCTTCAGTCAAACAAATGCAAAAAAATTGTCCGTTTGTTTTCGGTGGTTGAAACGGTGGATAGTTTTGAAATAGCCTCCGAGTTAAACCGCAGAGCTGCCGAAATTGACAAGGTTTTATCTGTGTTTATAGAGATAAACAGCGGACGGGAAGAACAGAAATCAGGGGTATTGCCGGAAGATACCGTGGAACTGGCAAAGCGGTTATCCGGCTTGTCAAATCTCAGGCTTTCAGGGCTTATGACTATGGGGCCGGCACTGGAAGACCCTGATGAACTGCGTAGCGTATTCCGCCTGACTAAAAACAAGTTTGATGAAATAGCCGCTATGGGTTTGCCTAATACCGAGCTTAAGTTTCTTTCCATGGGCATGTCGGGCTCTTATAAAGTGGCCGTTCAGGAAGGAACTAATCTGGTCAGGCTGGGCACGCGTATTTTTGGCCCCCGACCCTAA
- the heR gene encoding heliorhodopsin HeR: MANKKVKQPELNQPQAFRNLRVYNLVMGSFHLAQSILILFLSNSFSLPVTTNFIGGGPGGITFKPPEILFDLPIGPMVAIFLLLSAAAHFLLSAPGIFDWYKSNLSKGINYARWYEYALSSSVMIVLIAMLSGIYDIATLIAIFGANAAMNLFGLMMELHNQTTSKTNWLSYTFGCFAGFIPWVAISIYFFGAISQASENIPTFVYFTLPTLFVFFFSFALNMWLQYKKVGKWRDYLFGEKVYIFLSLTAKTALAWQVFGGALAGGS; this comes from the coding sequence ATGGCTAACAAAAAAGTAAAACAGCCTGAGCTGAATCAGCCACAAGCGTTTAGGAATCTGCGGGTTTATAACCTTGTCATGGGCAGTTTCCATTTAGCCCAATCAATACTTATCTTATTCCTCAGCAACAGTTTTTCACTTCCGGTTACTACTAACTTTATCGGCGGCGGGCCCGGCGGGATTACTTTTAAACCACCCGAAATACTTTTTGACCTGCCTATAGGCCCCATGGTAGCCATTTTTCTGCTGCTTTCAGCCGCAGCCCATTTTCTGTTATCTGCACCGGGCATATTTGATTGGTACAAATCTAATTTATCAAAAGGGATTAACTACGCCCGCTGGTACGAATATGCCTTAAGTTCGTCTGTTATGATTGTACTTATTGCCATGCTAAGCGGCATATATGATATAGCCACTTTGATTGCAATTTTCGGGGCAAATGCTGCTATGAATCTGTTTGGCCTGATGATGGAGCTTCATAACCAGACCACATCCAAAACCAACTGGCTTTCATACACTTTCGGGTGTTTTGCCGGATTCATACCCTGGGTGGCTATAAGTATTTATTTCTTCGGGGCAATATCGCAAGCCAGCGAAAATATACCCACCTTTGTTTATTTTACCCTGCCTACTCTATTCGTTTTCTTTTTCAGCTTTGCTCTAAACATGTGGCTGCAATACAAGAAAGTGGGCAAGTGGCGGGATTACCTGTTTGGCGAGAAGGTTTATATATTCCTGAGCCTTACTGCCAAGACAGCTCTGGCCTGGCAGGTATTTGGAGGAGCACTGGCAGGCGGTTCTTAA
- a CDS encoding MtnX-like HAD-IB family phosphatase, with translation MPVAHKPKIMFQSDFDGTLTEGDVSFLILEKYAQGDWCAILREYQEGKISVGDFNYRAFALVKEDRETLVDFIRKNAIPKKGIYELINYCRQEDIRFSVVSNGLDFYIHTMLEEMGFKDIEINAARTLFTSNGLDARYYGPDGKMVENGFKESYTNHYKSQNYQVIYAGNGPSDFPPAKLCEYAFATDMLLDRFKQSNLPCYPFQDLHDIVFHLKALPR, from the coding sequence ATGCCCGTTGCTCATAAACCTAAAATAATGTTCCAGAGTGATTTTGACGGCACCCTTACCGAAGGGGATGTAAGCTTTTTAATACTTGAGAAATATGCCCAGGGTGACTGGTGTGCTATTCTGCGTGAATACCAAGAGGGCAAGATAAGCGTAGGTGACTTTAATTACCGGGCTTTCGCCCTGGTAAAAGAAGACCGTGAAACACTGGTTGATTTTATCCGCAAGAATGCCATACCCAAGAAGGGCATTTACGAACTTATCAACTACTGCCGCCAGGAAGATATCCGCTTTTCGGTGGTAAGTAACGGCTTAGATTTTTATATTCATACCATGCTGGAAGAAATGGGATTTAAAGATATTGAGATAAATGCCGCCCGCACGCTTTTCACCAGCAACGGCCTAGATGCCCGTTATTACGGGCCTGACGGCAAAATGGTAGAAAACGGCTTTAAAGAGAGCTATACCAACCACTATAAATCACAAAATTACCAGGTAATTTATGCCGGTAACGGCCCTTCTGATTTTCCGCCGGCCAAGCTATGTGAATACGCCTTTGCTACCGATATGCTGCTTGACCGTTTTAAGCAGAGTAATCTGCCCTGCTATCCTTTTCAGGACCTGCACGATATCGTATTCCACTTAAAAGCACTGCCCCGTTAG
- the thrS gene encoding threonine--tRNA ligase: MANQIDEAKPISDLEIMRHSAAHIMAEAVLSMFPEAKLGIGPAIDTGFYYDFDLPRTLTPEDLPEIETRMNQLVKANLPFRREEMSKDEARKLFADQPYKLELLDDIPDEIVSVYRQGNLCDLCRGPHVNYTSKVKAFKLLSIAGAYWRGDEKRPMLQRIYGAAFLDKASLAEYLNMLEESAKRDHRKLGKELELFSLHQEIGGGLVNWLPNGAIVRHLIEEFWKKEHLKRGYSLVYTPHIAKVDLWKTSGHWGFYRENMYSPMDIDGEEYVLKPMNCVYHILMFKNRTRSYKELPIRMAELGTVYRYERSGVLHGLSRVRGFTQDDAHIFCLYEQLEKEVVKVLDLAKFMIDTFGFTRYKVMLSTRPEKYVGELDKWEYATDILAKALESNQIAYQVDPGEGVFYGPKIDIKFEDALGRAWQGPTIQVDFQLPERFDVSVVGEDGKDQPVAMVHRTVLGSMERFMSCLTEQYGGAFPVWLSPKQVMLIPIADRHSEFAEKLACELREEEVRVEVDNRSETMNQKIRQAQLAKIPYMLVVGDKEIETQSVSIRTRSGSQCVMPFAEFKSMLIDKIKTKSTEI, from the coding sequence ATGGCCAACCAAATAGACGAAGCAAAGCCCATAAGCGACCTTGAAATCATGCGTCACTCCGCCGCCCATATTATGGCTGAAGCGGTCTTGTCCATGTTTCCTGAGGCCAAGCTTGGCATAGGGCCGGCTATTGATACCGGTTTTTACTATGATTTTGACTTACCCCGCACCCTCACACCCGAAGACCTGCCGGAAATAGAAACCAGAATGAACCAGCTGGTAAAGGCTAATCTTCCTTTCAGGCGTGAAGAAATGTCTAAAGATGAAGCCCGAAAGCTTTTTGCCGACCAGCCGTATAAACTGGAACTTTTAGATGATATTCCTGATGAAATTGTAAGTGTTTACCGCCAGGGGAACCTTTGTGACCTCTGCCGCGGACCTCACGTTAACTACACCAGCAAGGTAAAGGCGTTTAAGCTTTTATCTATTGCCGGTGCTTACTGGAGGGGTGATGAAAAACGCCCCATGCTGCAGCGCATATACGGGGCAGCTTTCCTGGATAAAGCCTCTCTGGCTGAATACCTGAATATGCTTGAGGAATCTGCCAAACGCGACCACCGCAAACTGGGCAAAGAGCTGGAACTTTTCTCACTCCATCAGGAAATAGGGGGCGGGCTGGTAAACTGGCTGCCCAACGGCGCTATAGTACGCCACCTGATTGAGGAATTCTGGAAGAAAGAACACCTTAAACGGGGTTATAGTCTGGTTTATACCCCCCATATAGCCAAAGTAGACCTCTGGAAAACAAGCGGGCATTGGGGCTTTTACCGTGAGAATATGTACAGCCCCATGGATATTGACGGCGAGGAATATGTACTTAAGCCCATGAACTGTGTTTACCATATTCTTATGTTCAAAAACCGCACCCGCTCATACAAAGAGCTGCCTATCCGCATGGCTGAACTGGGCACTGTGTACCGCTATGAACGTTCCGGGGTACTGCACGGGCTTTCAAGAGTGCGCGGCTTTACCCAGGATGACGCCCATATTTTCTGTTTGTATGAACAGCTGGAAAAAGAAGTAGTCAAGGTGCTTGACCTGGCTAAATTCATGATTGATACCTTCGGCTTTACAAGATACAAGGTTATGCTTTCCACCCGCCCCGAAAAATACGTAGGGGAGTTGGATAAATGGGAATATGCCACTGACATTTTGGCCAAGGCACTGGAATCCAACCAGATTGCTTATCAGGTAGACCCCGGAGAGGGTGTTTTCTACGGTCCGAAGATTGACATAAAGTTTGAAGATGCCTTAGGACGTGCCTGGCAAGGCCCAACCATCCAGGTAGATTTCCAGCTGCCGGAGCGGTTTGATGTAAGTGTAGTCGGTGAGGACGGTAAAGACCAGCCGGTAGCCATGGTTCACCGCACAGTACTGGGCAGTATGGAACGCTTTATGTCCTGCCTGACCGAACAATACGGCGGTGCCTTCCCGGTCTGGCTGTCACCAAAGCAGGTTATGCTGATACCAATTGCAGACCGGCATAGTGAATTTGCTGAAAAACTGGCTTGTGAACTCAGGGAAGAAGAGGTTAGGGTAGAGGTAGATAACCGCTCGGAAACCATGAACCAGAAAATCCGCCAGGCTCAGCTTGCCAAAATACCCTATATGCTGGTAGTGGGTGACAAAGAGATTGAAACACAGAGTGTCTCCATTAGAACCCGCAGCGGCAGCCAATGTGTAATGCCCTTTGCAGAGTTCAAATCTATGCTGATTGATAAAATAAAAACCAAGTCTACCGAGATTTGA
- a CDS encoding zinc ribbon domain-containing protein has product MIVLFGNKAYYDILGYMVTTCPGCKTTSVMTVEQQRKKLTVYFIPTFDFSRKQYMYCGHCHERFEIDKSLQSTVKARLLSKKQMENLIQQLEMETPRYECANCEARVEAGMRFCPQCGNSLG; this is encoded by the coding sequence ATGATTGTACTGTTTGGAAATAAAGCATATTACGATATTTTGGGATACATGGTCACTACCTGTCCGGGCTGTAAGACTACTTCGGTAATGACTGTTGAACAGCAGCGCAAAAAGCTCACGGTTTATTTTATCCCCACCTTTGATTTTTCCCGCAAGCAATACATGTATTGCGGCCATTGCCATGAGCGGTTTGAAATTGATAAAAGTCTCCAATCTACAGTGAAAGCCCGCCTGCTGAGTAAAAAGCAGATGGAAAACTTGATACAGCAACTGGAAATGGAAACACCCCGGTACGAGTGTGCTAATTGCGAAGCCAGAGTGGAAGCCGGTATGCGTTTCTGTCCTCAATGCGGAAATAGCCTGGGCTAA
- the def gene encoding peptide deformylase yields the protein MAIRRICELPEPILRKKAKKVPSIDGSIQTLIDDMIETMKSADGAGLAAPQVGVSLRLIVFREPDAKEATVLINPEIVKKEGQRQVTEGCLSIPGYFGELTRAETVTAKGLDRHGKAFRIKGTGVVAQLLEHETEHLDGILYIDHLESEEKLHEIQPEDEIPEEIRD from the coding sequence ATGGCAATACGCCGCATCTGTGAGTTGCCTGAGCCTATATTAAGGAAGAAGGCTAAAAAAGTACCGTCTATTGACGGCTCTATTCAAACACTCATTGATGACATGATTGAAACCATGAAGAGCGCTGACGGAGCAGGGCTTGCTGCCCCGCAGGTAGGCGTATCTCTAAGGCTGATAGTTTTCCGCGAACCGGACGCTAAAGAAGCCACAGTGCTTATTAACCCTGAGATTGTGAAAAAAGAAGGGCAGAGACAGGTGACCGAAGGCTGCCTTTCCATTCCAGGTTATTTTGGTGAACTTACCAGAGCCGAAACTGTCACTGCCAAGGGGCTTGACCGCCACGGTAAGGCTTTCCGCATAAAAGGTACCGGTGTTGTTGCCCAGCTGCTGGAACATGAAACCGAACACCTGGACGGAATACTTTATATAGACCACCTTGAGAGTGAAGAAAAACTGCATGAGATACAGCCGGAAGATGAAATACCCGAAGAAATCCGTGATTAG